In the genome of Gammaproteobacteria bacterium, one region contains:
- the hslV gene encoding ATP-dependent protease subunit HslV — MKQFHGTTILCVRRPGVVVMGGDGQVSLGQIVLKGNARKVRRLHDDRVLAGFAGGTADAFTLFERFEAKLQKHQGNLTRSAVELAKDWRTDRILRRLEAMLTVADLSALLIISGNGDVVEPEEDIMAIGSGGPYAQAAAQALVRHTQMDARAIVEAALRIAGDICVYTNTNLTIEELRG; from the coding sequence ATGAAACAATTTCACGGGACGACGATCCTGTGCGTACGGCGGCCGGGCGTGGTGGTCATGGGCGGCGACGGCCAGGTGTCGCTGGGGCAGATCGTGCTGAAAGGCAACGCCCGCAAAGTGCGCCGTCTGCATGATGACAGGGTGCTCGCCGGGTTCGCCGGCGGCACGGCGGATGCATTCACCCTGTTCGAACGCTTCGAGGCCAAGCTGCAGAAGCATCAGGGCAATCTCACGCGCTCGGCCGTCGAACTGGCGAAGGACTGGCGCACCGATCGTATTTTGCGCCGCCTCGAAGCCATGCTGACCGTCGCCGACCTCAGCGCCCTGCTCATCATCTCGGGCAACGGCGACGTCGTCGAACCGGAGGAGGACATCATGGCCATCGGGTCCGGTGGTCCCTATGCGCAGGCGGCGGCACAAGCGCTGGTACGCCACACCCAGATGGATGCGCGCGCCATCGTCGAGGCGGCGCTGCGCATCGCCGGCG